From a single Drosophila sulfurigaster albostrigata strain 15112-1811.04 chromosome 3, ASM2355843v2, whole genome shotgun sequence genomic region:
- the LOC133841978 gene encoding coatomer subunit alpha: protein MLTNFESKSARVKGLSFHPKRPWILTSLHSGVIQLWDYRMHTLLEKFDEHDGPVRSVAFHQQMPLFVSGGDDYKIKVWNYKQRRCIFTLLAHLDYVRTVAFHHEYPWILSASDDQTIRIWNWQSRNCICVLTGHNHYVMCAQFHPTEDQIVSASLDQTVRVWDISGLRKKNVAPGPGGLDEHLKGHPGATDLFGQADAVVKHVLEGHDRGVNWASFHPTLPLIVSGADDRLVKLWRMNEYKAWEVDTCRGHYNNVSCVLFHPRQDLIISNGEDRSIRVWDMTKRQCLFTFRRDNERFWIMAAHPTLNLFAAGHDGGMVVFKLERERPAYAVHGNMLYYVKDRFLRKLDFTTTKDTVVMQLRPGKSPVYSMSYNPALNAVLICTRTNNLENSTYDLCQIPKDSESERQNESDSKRSSGITAIWVARNRFAVLDRNQQLVVKNFKNEVTKKIPTFCEEIFYAGTGMLLIRDPEYVTLYEVQRLVSVGSIKLAKCRYVVWSPDMSLVALLCKHSVTICDRRLQFLCTVQENCRVKSGAWDESGVFIYTTSNHIKYAITNGDHGIIRTLDLPIYLTRVKGNQVFCLDRECRTRVLHIDPTEYKFKLALIQRKYDEVLHMVRNARLVGQSIIAYLQQKGYPEVALHFVKDEKTRFGLALECGNIEIALQAAKALDDKDCWNRLGQAALLQGNHQVVEMCYQRTKNFDKLSFLYLITGNLEKLKKMNKIAEIRKDVSAQYQGALLLGDVKERVGILKNCGQLSLAYLTAATNGLDELAETIGASITDEGSSLPEINPNAQLLQPPVPIQQLETNWPLLSVSKGFFEGAMVTRAGTSATARQALNINADAALLDEHNGGGDGWGADADLGLGEDDDGDEEMHDALSNDEAQDDAAGGGGWDVGDDDLVVPLELASKIKASALDSNYYAAPNKGQSPAQHWANNSQLVVDHVKAGAFESAFRLLNDQLGVVNFKPFKSLFLQNYAATRTSYTAYPNLQSLSGYPLRNAGETNPKQQRPALGIKLNELVSRLQACYQMTTMGKFSEAIEKFHSILISIPLLVVDTKLDVAEAQQLLKICAEYIVGLKMETVRKGMPKSTLEEQKRLCEMAAYFTHCKLQPVHQILTLRTALNMFFKLKNYKTAASFARRLLELAPRPEVAQQVRKILQACEVNPVDEHQLQYDEFNPFNICAISWKPIYRGKPEVNCPFCGSSYDPQYKGSICGVCEVSQVGKDSIGLRISTLQFR from the exons atgttgaccAATTTCGAGTCAAAATCGGCCCGTGTCAAGGGCTTGTCGTTCCATCCGAAACGACCATGGATTCTCACCAGTTTACACAGCGGTGTCATCCAGTTGTGGGATTATCGCATGCACACTTTGCTTGAGAAGTTCGACGAACACGATGGCCCCGTTCGTAGTGTAGCTTTTCACCAACAGATGCCGCTCTTTGTTTCGGGCGGTGATGATTACAAGATCAAGGTGTGGAATTACAAGCAACGCCGTTGCATCTTCACACTGCTGGCACATTTGGATTATGTGCGCACGGTAGCATTCCATCACGAGTATCCATGGATCTTGAGTGCCTCCGATGATCAGACTATCCGCATCTGGAACTGGCAGTCACGCAACTGCATCTGTGTGCTGACCGGCCACAATCATTATGTGATGTGCGCACAGTTCCATCCCACCGAGGATCAAATTGTGTCCGCCTCACTGGATCAGACGGTACGTGTCTGGGACATTTCGGGATTGCGCAAGAAGAATGTTGCCCCTGGCCCAGGAGGACTCGATGAGCATCTGAAGGGTCATCCAGGTGCAACAGATCTGTTCGGTCAGGCCGATGCTGTGGTCAAGCATGTGCTCGAGGGTCACGATCGTGGCGTCAATTGGGCCAGCTTCCATCCAACACTGCCTCTGATTGTATCCGGTGCCGATGATCGCTTGGTCAAGCTGTGGCGCATGAACGAGTACAAGGCTTGGGAGGTGGACACTTGCCGTGGTCACTACAACAATGTGTCGTGTGTGTTGTTCCATCCACGACAGGACTTGATCATTTCCAATGGTGAAGATCGCAGCATACGCGTTTGGGACATGACGAAGCGTCAGTGTCTGTTCACATTCCGTCGTGACAACGAACGTTTCTGGATTATGGCAGCACATCCCACCCTCAATCTCTTTGCAGCCGGTCACGATGGCG GCATGGTGGTCTTTAAGCTGGAGCGTGAGCGTCCCGCCTACGCAGTCCATGGCAACATGCTGTACTATGTGAAGGATCGCTTTTTGCGCAAACTGGACTTTACCACCACCAAGGATACTGTGGTGATGCAGCTGCGTCCTGGCAAATCGCCTGTGTACAGCATGTCATACAATCCAGCACTAAATGCCGTGCTCATCTGCACACGCACCAACAACCTGGAGAATAGCACCTATGATCTGTGCCAGATACCCAAGGACAGCGAGAGCGAGCGTCAAAATGAATCGGACAGCAAACGCAGCTCGGGCATCACAGCAATTTGGGTGGCACGTAATCGCTTTGCGGTGCTCGATCGCAATCAGCAGCTGGTGGTGAAGAACTTTAAGAACGAAGTGACCAAAAAGATACCCACCTTCTGTGAGGAGATCTTCTATGCCGGCACTGGCATGCTGCTCATTCGTGACCCAGAATATGTGACTCTGTATGAGGTGCAACGTCTTGTGTCGGTGGGCAGCATTAAGTTGGCCAAGTGCCGCTATGTTGTGTGGTCGCCAGACATGTCGCTGGTCGCGTTGCTCTGCAAGCATTCGGTGACCATTTGCGATCGTCGTCTGCAGTTCCTGTGCACCGTTCAGGAGAATTGTCGCGTCAAATCCGGTGCCTGGGATGAGTCCGGTGTGTTCATCTACACGACCAGCAATCACATCAAATATGCCATCACCAATGGCGATCACGGCATCATTCGCACCCTGGATTTGCCCATCTATTTGACACGTGTCAAGGGCAATCAAGTGTTCTGCCTGGATCGTGAGTGTCGCACCCGTGTGCTCCACATTGATCCCACGGAGTACAAGTTCAAGTTGGCGCTGATTCAACGCAAATACGACGAAGTGTTGCACATGGTGCGCAATGCTCGACTCGTTGGCCAGAGCATCATTGCTTATCTGCAGCAGAAGGGTTATCCCGAGGTGGCGCTGCATTTCGTCAAGGATGAGAAGACACGCTTTGGCTTGGCCTTGGAGTGCGGCAACATTGAGATTGCATTGCAGGCGGCCAAGGCGTTAGACGACAAGGATTGCTGGAATCGTTTGGGACAGGCTGCTTTGCTGCAGGGCAATCATCAGGTGGTGGAAATGTGCTATCAGCGCACCAAGAACTTTGACAAGCTGAGCTTCCTGTATCTGATCACTGGCAATCTGGAGAAGCTCAAGAAGATGAATAAGATCGCCGAAATACGCAAGGATGTCTCCGCACAATATCAGGGCGCTTTGCTCCTGGGCGATGTCAAGGAACGTGTCGGCATACTCAAGAACTGTGGCCAACTGTCGCTGGCCTATCTAACAGCCGCCACCAATGGATTGGATGAGCTAGCGGAGACCATTGGTGCCAGCATTACCGACGAGGGCAGCTCGTTGCCGGAGATTAATCCAAATGCGCAACTGTTGCAGCCGCCGGTCCCCATTCAACAGCTGGAGACCAACTGGCCGCTGTTGTCCGTATCGAAGGGCTTCTTCGAGGGCGCCATGGTGACGCGTGCCGGAACCAGCGCCACAGCACGCCAAGCGCTCAACATCAATGCGGATGCCGCGCTGCTGGATGAGCATAATGGCGGCGGCGATGGCTGGGGCGCCGATGCTGATCTAGGATTGGGCGAggacgacgatggcgatgagGAGATGCACGATGCTTTGAGCAACGATGAGGCTCAGGATGATGCTGCTGGCGGCGGTGGCTGGGATGTGGGCGATGATGATTTGGTGGTGCCACTCGAATTGGCCTCCAAGATTAAGGCCTCGGCACTCGATAGCAACTATTATGCGGCGCCCAACAAGGGTCAATCCCCAGCACAACATTGGGCCAACAACTCGCAGCTGGTGGTGGATCATGTGAAGGCGGGCGCCTTTGAGAGTGCCTTCCGTCTGCTGAACGATCAGCTGGGCGTCGTCAACTTTAAGCCCTTCAAGTCGCTCTTCCTGCAGAACTATGCGGCCACTCGCACCAGCTACACAGCGTATCCGAATCTGCAATCGCTGTCGGGTTATCCGCTGCGCAATGCTGGCGAAACAAATCCCAAGCAACAGCGTCCCGCATTAGGCATTAAACTGAATGAGTTGGTGTCACGTCTGCAGGCCTGTTATCAGATGACCACCATGGGTAAATTCAGCGAGGCCATCGAAAAGTTCCACTCCATACTCATAAGTATTCCGCTGCTGGTGGTGGACACCAAACTGGACGTGGCCGAGGCCCAGCAGCTGCTCAAGATCTGTGCCGAGTACATTGTGGGCCTCAAGATGGAAACGGTGCGCAAGGGCATGCCGAAATCAACGCTGGAGGAGCAGAAGCGTCTCTGTGAAATGGCCGCCTACTTTACTCACTGCAAACTGCAGCCGGTTCATCAGATTCTCACGCTGCGCACAGCGTTGAATATGTTCTTCAAGCTGAAGAACTACAAGACAGCCGCCTCATTTGCCCGTCGTCTGCTGGAGCTGGCTCCCAGGCCAGAGGTGGCGCAGCAGGTGCGCAAAATTCTGCAGGCCTGCGAGGTGAATCCCGTTGATGAGCATCAGCTACAATACGATGAGTTCAATCCGTTTAACATCTGCGCCATCAGCTGGAAGCCAATCTATCGTGGCAAACCGGAGGTGAATTGCCCCTTCTGTGGCTCCTCATACGATCCGCAGTACAAAGGCAGCATCTGTGGCGTCTGCGAGGTCAGCCAGGTGGGCAAGGACAGCATTGGATTGCGCATTTCCACGCTGCAGTTCCGTTAA